Genomic segment of Candidatus Dormiibacterota bacterium:
CGGTGCGCGGCACCACGCTGGTGGTGCACCCGCATCCGGCCCTTCCCCCGGGGTGACCCGGTCCGGGCAAAGGAGAAGACCCCCATGACCGCCGCGATCGTCCTCGCCGCCATCGCCGTCCTCGTGCTCATCGTGCTGGCACAGACGGTCAAGGTCATCCAGCAGGGCTACCTGGGAGCCGTCAAGCGGCTCGGCCAGTTCCGCACCCAGTGCGAACCCGGGCTGGTGATGATCCTCCCGTTCATCGACAACCTCACCCGCGTCGACATCCGCGAGACGCCGCGGACCGGAGACCGCCAGGAGGTGATCACCCGCGACAACGTCACCGTCGCCGTCAACGCCACCATCTTCAGCCAGGTCGTGGACGTGAAACTGGCGCTGTTCAGCGTCTCCAACTACGCCGTCGCCATCGACCAGCTGGCGCGCACCACGCTGCGCGCC
This window contains:
- a CDS encoding SPFH domain-containing protein; this encodes MTAAIVLAAIAVLVLIVLAQTVKVIQQGYLGAVKRLGQFRTQCEPGLVMILPFIDNLTRVDIRETPRTGDRQEVITRDNVTVAVNATIFSQVVDVKLALFSVSNYAVAIDQLARTTLRAVFGSLTLDEALSQRERINVQLQEQMESVTDKWGIRINRIEIVDITPPAQILQAMALQKTADQEKRAAILQSEGRQQSAVNIADGQRQALVKQAEGERQAAILRAEGSRQAAILEA